Proteins from a genomic interval of Candidatus Edwardsbacteria bacterium RifOxyA12_full_54_48:
- a CDS encoding glutaconyl-CoA decarboxylase subunit beta has protein sequence MNTIIHHLSLLIQMSGMANLSLGNVIMMAVSLTLVYLAVFKGFEPLLLLPIGFGAFLANLPLSNVVGPDGLLTLIYNVGVSTEVLPTMMFMVIGALTDFGPLLANPTTFLMGAAAQFGVFAALLIATALGFNLAEAGAIGIIGGADGPTAIFTASKLAPHLLGPIAVAAYTYMSLVPLIQPPIMRLMTTKKERATVMKQLRPVSHRERIIFPIAISIITALLLPQAIALIGTMMLGNIIRESGVTERLSQTLQNEMCNIVTILLAASVGATMEAGNFLSLSTLKIVSLGLVAFGFSTFGGMLLGKLFYIVSGGKVNPLIGSAGVSAVPMAARVSQVEGQRANKNNFLLMHAMGPNVAGVLGTAMAAGVLISLLK, from the coding sequence ATGAACACCATAATTCACCACCTCTCACTGCTGATCCAAATGTCCGGGATGGCCAATCTTTCCCTGGGCAACGTGATCATGATGGCGGTCTCCCTGACCCTGGTCTACCTGGCGGTTTTCAAGGGATTTGAGCCGCTGCTTCTTCTGCCCATCGGGTTCGGGGCCTTTCTGGCCAACCTGCCGCTGTCGAACGTGGTGGGGCCTGATGGGCTGCTGACATTGATCTACAACGTGGGCGTCTCCACCGAGGTTCTGCCCACCATGATGTTCATGGTGATCGGGGCCCTGACCGATTTCGGCCCGCTGCTGGCCAATCCCACCACCTTTCTGATGGGGGCGGCAGCCCAGTTCGGGGTCTTCGCCGCCCTGCTGATAGCCACCGCCCTGGGCTTCAACCTGGCCGAGGCCGGGGCCATCGGCATCATCGGCGGGGCCGACGGGCCGACCGCCATCTTCACCGCCAGCAAGCTGGCCCCGCACCTGCTGGGGCCGATCGCGGTGGCGGCCTACACCTACATGTCGCTGGTGCCGCTGATCCAGCCGCCCATCATGCGGCTGATGACCACCAAGAAGGAGCGGGCCACCGTGATGAAACAGCTGCGGCCGGTCAGCCATCGGGAGCGGATAATATTTCCCATTGCCATCTCCATCATCACCGCCCTGCTGCTGCCCCAGGCCATCGCCCTGATCGGGACCATGATGCTGGGGAACATCATCCGGGAGAGCGGGGTCACCGAAAGGCTTTCCCAGACCCTGCAGAACGAGATGTGCAACATCGTCACCATTTTGCTGGCTGCTTCGGTGGGCGCCACCATGGAGGCCGGCAATTTCCTGAGCCTGTCCACCCTGAAGATAGTGTCCCTGGGGCTGGTGGCCTTTGGGTTCAGCACATTTGGGGGCATGCTGCTGGGAAAATTATTCTACATCGTGAGCGGGGGAAAGGTCAATCCGCTGATCGGCTCGGCCGGGGTCTCGGCGGTTCCCATGGCGGCCCGGGTCTCCCAGGTGGAGGGGCAGAGGGCCAACAAGAATAACTTTCTGCTGATGCACGCCATGGGTCCCAATGTGGCCGGGGTGCTGGGCACCGCCATGGCGGCCGGGGTGCTGATCTCCCTTTTGAAGTAA